In the genome of Lagopus muta isolate bLagMut1 chromosome 21, bLagMut1 primary, whole genome shotgun sequence, one region contains:
- the UTS2 gene encoding urotensin-2, translated as MHKLVFCCLIIISFSCPLFSLPVINASEMSYQLPDDEDSRLNLEQLGSSESTSLPQFLQELLGTLVEDNKAGLTSSSYNPRKDIKETFYGNHPRIALLGRLLMKDRKQYKKRGNLSECFWKYCV; from the exons ATGCATAAGCTGGTATTCTGCTGTCTCATTATCATCAGCTTCTCCTgtcctctcttctctctccctgTCATCAACGCCAGCGAGATGTCTTATCAACTCCCAG ATGATGAAGATTCGAGGCTAAATTTGGAGCAGCTGGGCAGCTCAGAAAGTAcctccctgcctcagtttctgcAGGAGCTCTTGGGCACACTGGTTGAAGACAATAAGGCAG GTCTTACCTCCAGCAGCTACAATCCAAGGAAAGATATCAAAGAG ACTTTCTATGGAAATCACCCACGAATTGCTCTGCTGGGCCGCTTGCTGATGAAGGACAGGAAGCAGTACAAGAAACGTGGCAACCTTTCTGAATGCTTCTGGAAATACTGTGTGTAA